AGGCATGTGGGATCTGGTCAGCTCGTATCAGAACTCGAACTTTACGATGTTTGCCGCCGGCGCTGTCTTGATCGCGGTTCCGATCACGCTGCTCTTCGTTTTCCTGCAGAAGTTCCTTGTTCAAGGGCTTACGGCAGGCGCTTCGAAAGGATAAAGGGCGATTATGGCTTATAGAGGCTGGTGCGCCCGCGCTGCGGTTGCTGCCGCTTTGGCAGCTTCGCTTGCGGGCTGCTCGGTGAATAACGCTGGCGTCGGGAAGGTGGAAGATGAGCCTGTTGCCTCGGCTGCCCCGACGGTTGCCGCTGCTGTAAAGGAAGCTGCCGCGGAGCCGGTGGATGAACAGCCGGGCACCGTTTATTACGAGATTTTTGTCCGGTCTTTCTATGATTCGAATGGGGACGGGATTGGCGATCTGAACGGCGTAACGGCTAAGCTGGACTATCTGCAGCAGCTCGGCGTCGGCGGGATTTGGCTGATGCCGATTAATCCTTCGCCAAGCTATCACGGGTATGACGTGACGGATTACCGGGCGGTCAATCCGGATTACGGTACGCTTGAAGATCTGAAGAAGCTGACGGTTGAGGCGCATAAGCGCGGTATCAAGGTCATTCAGGACCTGGTCGTGAATCATACGAGCACGGAGCATCCGTGGTTTAAGGAGGCTCTTGCGGATCCGGATAGTCCGTATCGGAGCTGGTATCATTTTGCCGGGGCCGATGAGGATGCGAAGGCGGACGGCGCGGTTGGCAGCAATCCGTGGCATCTGGCGGCTGACGGGAAAAGCAAGTATTTAGGCGTGTTCTGGGAAGGCATGCCGGATTTGGATTTTGACAATGCGGATGTACGCCAAGAGCTTGCGTCCATCGGCCAATATTGGCTGGAGCAGGGACTGGACGGCTTCCGGCTCGATGCGGCCAAGCATATTTACGGAGACTATGCTTCAACCATTAATAGCGCCGGGATTCAAGCGGCGAATCAAAAATGGTGGCAGGAGTTTCGCAGTGGCTTGTCCGACGTGAAGCCGGATGCCTACCTGGTAGGCGAGGTATGGGATTCGCCGGTTGTTATTGCTCCTTATCTGGATAAGGGGCTGGACTCGGCTTTTGATTTCGATCTTGCTGGCAAGCTGATCAGCGCGGCTGACCGGGAGCGGGATTCGGATCTGGCCTTTACGCTTGGCAAGGCATACGGGTTGTACGAGAAGTCCTCGGGCGGAACGTATGTGGATGCGCCGTTTCTGAGCAACCATGATCAGACTCGGGTGATGACTGCTTTAAACGGCAATCTGGCCCATGCCAAGATGGCTGCGGCCATGCTGCTCACCCTGCCGGGAAATCCGTTTATTTATTACGGCGAAGAGATTGGCATGGCTGGGGCTAAGCCGGATGAGTATTTGCGCGAGCCAATGGTCTGGTATGCAAGCCCGGAAGGCGGGGAGGGCCAGACAAATTGGGAGCAGAGTAAATACAATGTTGCCGGATCGGCCGTATCGGTGGAAAGCGAGCAGCGGGATGCTCAGTCGCTGCTTGCTTGGTATCGGATGCTGCTCAAGTGGCGCAGCGAGGAGCCGGCATTGCGCGACGGGGGTATCGCCGCGTACAGCTTGAAGAACGCGGTACCGCAAGTATCCGCGTACGTGAGGGCAACAGCAGACGAGCGCGTGCTCGTGCTGCATAATTTGTCCGGCCAGCCGCAGAAGGCGGAGCTGGCCGGAGAGTTCGGCTCATTCGCGGAGCTGAGCCGTAAGAGCGATAACGCCGCCGAGTTAAGCGGCGGCGGCGTCACGCTGCCGCCATACAGCAGCGTTATATTGAAGTAGACGAATCCGGTGCCTCAGGCACCGGATTTTTTGTTGTATGTTTGGACGAAGGTTTCTTGCCACCCGGTCGTAACGCACAGGCAAAAAACTTGCTGCAGCTCGGCAGGCGTTGTTTGACGTGCCAGATGTGTACGGAATAGCAGGCAAAAACCGTGTTGCAGCAGGTGGATCGTGAGTGCTCGAGTCCGAAGTAGCGAAATAGCAAGGAAAAACCGTGTTACAGCAGGTGGAGCTGGGGTGCTCGAGTCCGAAGTAGCGAAATAGCAAGGAAAAACCGTGTTACAGCAGGTGGAGCTGGAGTGCTCGAGTCCGAAGTAGCGAAATAGCAAGGAAAAACCGTGTTACAGCGGTTGGATCGTGAGTGCTCGAGTCCGAAGTAGCGAAATAGCAAGGAAAAACCGTGTTACAGCAGGTGGCTCGTGAGTGCTCGGGTGCGAAGTAGCTGAATAGCAAGGAAAAACCGTGTTACAGCAGGTGGAGCTGGGGTGCTCGAGTCCGAAGTAGCGAAATAGCAGGCAAAAACCGTGTTGCAGCGGGTGGCTTGTGAGTGCTCGGGTCTGAAATAGCGAAATAGCAGGGGAAAACCGTGTTACAGCGGGTGAATCGTGATTCCTCGAGTGCGAAGTAGCGAAATAGCAAGGAAAAACCGTGTTGCAGCGGGTGGAGCAAGAAAGCTCGAGTCCGAGGAGGAGCCAATGTTGGCAGTATCGGTTTGAGCTTGGCGATTGGCGGGTAAGCAGGAAAAAGGCTCCGATGAGGAAACCGAAGTGACTGGGGTTTGAACCAACCCCTAGAGCGGTACAATAGTAGTCTGCGGAAATTGATAGCTGAGTAAGCTCGGGTTATAGGAGGGGCGGAACATTGAATACGAAAGCATTGCGGATTGCCACGCTCATTGTGTTCTTGATTAATGTTGTTCTTATTTTTCTTGTTGATTGGTTTACGATCGAGATGATCCCGGGCATAAGCATTTCCGGCAACTCGAACCCGGCGGTTATTCTGTGGCTCATCGAGTTGCCGGCGTACTTGCTGCTGTTGACCGGCATTGCATTAATCGTACATAGGGAGCGGTATCTGGTGCAGTACAATAGAGTACGGGTATCGGTAATTCTACTTGCCCTGCTTGCGGTATCGCTCCTGCTGCAGGTGGATAAAGCCCAGCGGATACGTGATCGGATTGATGGCCGAACGAATGAATTTGGCTGGCTAAACCCCTATACGAATACGATTTACATCAACTTTTACTCGTTCTTAAGCGGCATCCTGCTGCTGCTCTTCATTCAATCGGTTATCACACTAATCCGGTATCGATTCAAATCCGGTACGCCGACGGACTAACGCCGGTTACTTTCTTAAACACGCTGCAAAAATAGCCTTGATCCTCGTACCCGACTAGCTGCGAGATTCGGGCGATCTTTAGCGTTGTCGTCTTGAGCAGCTCCTTGGACCGTTCGATGCGGACTCGCGTTACATAGTCGTTGTAGCTAATGCCAACGATCTGTTTAAACCGCTTCGAGAAATAATTAGGATGGATAAAGTATTTGTCGCTGACCCATTGCAGCGACAGCTCTTCATTGTAATGCTGCCGAACGTATTGCTGAACGCTATCGATTATATCGTCGCAGGATCGCTCTGCTCCGCCATCGAGCACGCTGCTCAGCCGCTTTAGCTGCTGCTCGATCACCGAAATAATCTGCCGCCAATCCGTGAAGCTCTCGAGGCTTGCGATAGGCGTGCCGAGATTCCAATTCGGCAGCTCGAAGGCCGTCTTGGCGGCATGCTTGCGGAGAACATGAATGATCTCGGTGTACAGATATTCGACGTGCTCATACCGTGCGCCGGGCGACTCCGCCAGGGTGTGGAACAGCTCGGAAGCAAAAGCGAGAAACTCGCGGTGCTGTCCATCCTCCAGCAAGGCGGTTAAACCGCGCTCCGCCTGATGAAGAAGAGGAAATACCGCCGCCGCATGCGACTGGTTGACCGTATCCGTATAGACGCTGCCGCCTCCGAATAGCAGCCTATTCTGAAGCACCTTCCTTGCTTCCATGCAGGAGAGCCTAAGCTGCGTCAATTGTTCCTTTACGCCGCCGACGCCGACGGATACGACAAGTCCAAAATGCTGGCGAATCCAACCAACCGTCTGCGTTAACGTTTCTATGATACTTTCCATGTCGAGGACACCTGTAGGAGAGGCGAGAAAGACAACAATCTCCTCCGAGTGGTAAGCGTGCTTGAACGCCAGGACTTCAACCGGGAGCGCGGCGAGCGCGTTTTCAATACTGTTCTGGACGGCAAATCGCGCGAGCGGCTCCTCGTTTTCCTTAAAGCGGGAGATCTCGTTGCGGAAGACGATACGCGCGGTGATGCCAACGAACGAGCAGCTTTGAACCAGCCCGGCGGGGAGTCCGTCCAAGTGGGCGTCCTGCTCCGTAATCAGATGCGTAAGCTGAAAATCCAGCGGCTGCAAATGGCTCTGGCGGATCATTTCGTCCAGCGCGTTCAGCTTGGAGAGATCCGCTTCCTGCTGCCGCTCTGCGCGCAGCTCCTCCACTAAGCCGGCAAGAAGCACGCGCAGCTTCTCTTTGTCGATCGGTTTTAGCAAGTAATCTTTCACGTGATTGAGCAGCGCTTCGCGTACGTATTCGAACTCATTGAAGCCGCTAATAATGACGAATTTCGTATTCGGGGAGATCGTGCGTGCCTGGTTAATGAACTGAAGCCCGTCCATGCCGGGCATACGCACATCGGTAAGGACGATATCGGGCTGGCAGCTAACCAGCCGGGACATGGCTTCGAATCCGTCTCCGGCTTCACCCGCAAGCGTAAGTCCAAGCGTCTCCCAATCGATTTTGCGAATTAAACCTTCCCGCAGAAGCGGCTCGTCCTCCACGATAAGCACCTTCATCCGATCATCCCCTTACGCCGTCCGCTTCGGCAGCTCGAAATAAATTTTGGTGCCAGCACCCGGCTGACTGTAAATTTCAACTCTCGGATCGCTTTCGTAATACAATTGAATCCGTTTGAATACGTTCGCCAAGCCGATCATCGTTCTGGAAGAGGTCTGTCTGGACACGATCGCGTTCGGATTGCTCAACTTGCGGTGAAAAAGCTCGATCATGGCAGGGTCCATGCCAACCCCATTGTCCTCCACGATGATTTTCAAGAAAGATTCGTCTACGCTGCCAAGCGTGACTCGCACCTTCTTGCTTCCGACCTTCTGCTCCAAGCCATGAATGATGGCATTCTCGACTAACGGCTGGATGAGAAACTTCGGCAAAATGAGATCCTCAATACCGGGCTCCACTTCAATCTCGTAAGCGAACACATTGGCGAACCGAATTTGGTAGATGGACAAATATTGATTCAGATGCGTTATTTCCTCCTGAACGGTAGCGAGACTGCCGCCGTTCAAGTTGTAGCGGAGCATGCTTCCGAGCGCGACGCATATGAAAGAGACCCGTTCGTCTCCGTCAATCGATGAAATGCTGTCGATCGTGCTTAACGTATTGTAGAGGAAATGAGGGTTTATCTGCGTCTGAAGCGCTTTTATCTCCGCTTCTTTTTTTAGCAGCTCCGTCTCGTACACTTTGGAGATCAAGGTACTGATCTCGGCGGTCATTTTATTGAAGCTATGCTGGATGGTAGACAGTTCGTCTTTGCCTTTTACCTCGATGGTAGCTCCGAAATCTCCCATTTCCACCTGCTTCATCTTTTTGTTCAGCTCTTTCAGCGGACGGGTAACGCCCGCGGCAATAAGAGAAGCAATCAGCATCGCGGCAAGAAAGCTGATCATGGCGATAACGATAAGCGTATGGCGGAAGGAGTTCACCTTGCTTAGCACCTGGTCCAGCGGAATGTTGCCGATCACGATCCAGTCTCCCGCATCCAGCCGTTCGTAGAAGCCGATATACGTTTTATTTTGATTCTCGTAACGGAAGTTCACGTAATCGCTTGATCTTGGCGCCTTTTTGTATGCCGCGAACAAGGGGCTGCCCGCAATGGACTTGCCGATATCCTCCTTGTTCCGCGCGAAAATAATATGGCCGGAGCGGTCCGCGATATAGTACTTGCCGGCGTCGCTCTTCTGCGTTTCCGGGAAAATTTTGTCCAGCACGCCGGGGTCGATATCGATTTTGATGTAGCCGATCGGGTGCTGCTCATTCATCGTAATGCGCTTGAGCAGCTGAATATAACTGATGGATTTAACCGGAGTAACGGTTGTGCTGATGGTCGTGTGCGAGACGGTCCAGAAGGGGGTACCGTCCATTTGGCGCGATTTATCGAACAAGCTCGCCTGCTCCTCGTCCAGAAGGGATTTGACGCTTCGGTTGTAATAGTAGTAGCTCGAAATTTGCTGACCGTCCAGGCGGGTGATGGAAATGAACGAAACGAGAGGGTTTTGCAGCTTATTAGAGATAATTCGGTTGCGGTAATATTGTTCATTGTCGGTATTGGGAGGGCCATCGAGAAACTTCTGCAGGGAGGTATCGCTGAAATAGCTGTAGCCGATATTGGAGACCGTCTTGAAATGAAGATCCAGCGTATCAACCGATTGCGTGGTCATCCTCTCCAGGCCCTGCAGCGTGGATGCTTCGAGCTCGCGGCTCATCATGCGATAGTAGGAGTAGCCCATAATAATGGCTGTAAGACTGATGACGATGAAAAAAGAAAGAATCATCTTATTGCGGAACTGCATGTTCAGGTTGAGGAAACGAGACCACATGTTCAAGCTACCCCCTAACACATCTGTAACCGCTTACTCAAAAAGTATTCGATAGCTTTAACTGTTTTCCTGTTTCTAGGAGAGTCTTGATTCCAAAGTTGCTTAAAATATTCCTAATAGGAGGTTAAGATATTATATAGAAAGCGCTATCATTTAAGTCCTATACTGAATTTGTAAATCCGATATCCATTTGAGGGGGCGTTCGATTGAAGAATAAGCAGCGGTTTAGAACGTGGTCCAGTCTGGCAATTGCTCTTGTCTTAATGCTAGTGGTATCAGCTTGCAGCGGCGGCAATAACGGCAACACGACAAACGTTTCCAATGCAACGAATAACTCTTCCGGCACCAACGCGGCGACCGACAACGGGTCTGACAATGCGGAAGCACCGGCGGACAATACGGCTTCAACCGGGGGCACCGTCGAAATTACGGTATGGGATCAGCCGAATCCGGACGACACGATGAAATCCATCAAAGAAGAGGTATACGCGGATTTCGAAACCGCGCACCCGAATATTAAAGTAAAACACGAATTGATGCCGCAAGGCACAAACGACCGTGAAGTATTCGTAACGGCGATGGCGGGCGGCAATGGCCCCGATGCCTACCATTCGGCTCACTTCCCGATTATCGCGGACTGGGTAGGCCAAGGTCTCGCGCTTGACCTGACGCCGTATTGGGACAGCTACGCCGACAAAGATAAATTCATTCCTTCCTCCATGGAAGCAGGCACTATCGACGGTAAAGTGTATGGCATTCCGCACGACATGTATGTAACGGGCTTGTTCTGGAACAAGAAGATGTTCGAAGAAGCGGGACTTGACCGCGATACGCCTCCGGCGAACTGGGATCAGCTCGTTGAATTCGGCAAGAAGCTGACGGATCCGGCCAAGAAGCAGTACGGGATCACGCTGCTCGGCATGGAATGGGCGGACTGGTGGTTTGAATACTACGTATGGCAGGCAGGCGGCGATCTGACGCATGTCAATCCGGACGGTACGGTTCAATTGGCCTTTACGGAAGAGCCCTCCGTAACCGCGCTGCAATTCTATAAAGATTTGAAGTGGACGCATAAAATCGTGCAAAACAACGTGCTCCAAAGCTACCAGGATAATATGAACGATATTTTCCAAGGCCGTGCGGCGATGTCGAATGCAGCCTCCGGCGGGTTCGGCGACTATGTTGCGCAAGGCATGGACTTGAACGACGTTGGTTTTGCCCCTTATCCGGTAGGTCCTGGCGGCAAAGGTCCGGGACAAATCGGCGGCGCTTACTGGATCATCAATCCAAAGACGACCAAAGAGAAGCAAGACGCGGCCTGGCAATACATCATGTACTTGAACTCTAAAGAGGTTGCGGAAAAGTACCTTCAGTTCCAGCAAGACAACGGAATTTTCCCGAACTTGCTGTCCGTTCGCTCCGACGTTGATCCTTCTCAATTCGCAAAAGACATTTCGCCTGAGCTTGTAGCGGCCGTGAACAAAGCGGCTTCCGATACGCATCTGGAGTATTTCCTGAAGGAGCGTCTGACTCCGTATGTCGTTAAAGCGGTTCAAAAGGCGCTTACGGACGAGAAATCCGATCCGAAGCAGCTGCTCCAGGAAGCTCAGGATGCCGCGCAAAAAGAAGTTGTCGACGCGTACAACGCAGCCGTGAAGAAATAAGAGGACTTGAAGGAAGGCGGAGTTGATTAGCGGGCGTGAAGACGCCGCAGGCTGCTCCGCCTGCCATTTGGAAAGGAGGCGTCAAACGTTGAAAGCAGCCATAGAAGGCCGGAAGCCTCAGGTGCAAGCGCGGGTTAGACCCCGGATTAAGATTTCCTGGACAGCCATAGCTTTCGTATCTCCCGCCATTGTCTGTTTCCTGTTATTCAAGTATTATCCGCTTCTTCAAGCCGTGTACATGAGCTTCTTCGATTACAAAGTCATCAACCCGCCGGGCAATTTCGTCTGGCTGGATAACTATAAGTATTTAATCCATTCCACCGAGTTCTGGAATGCATTCCGAAATACCTTTGCGTTCTTCTTTATCTATTTCATTCTCACGTTTTGGGTGCCGATTGTGCAGGCGGTGCTGCTTAACGAGATCAAGTTCGCGAGCAAGACGTTAAGGTCCTTGTATTTGCTGCCAACGGCGGTTCCCGCGGTTGCCGGCTACCTGCTGTGGAAGTGGCTCTATAATCCGGATTACGGCTTATTGAACTACCTGCTCCATTTCATCGGACTGGGCCCATACGGCTGGCTGAATGATCCTTCAATGGCTAAGTGGTCGATCGTGCTGCCGGGCGTTTTTGCAACGGGAATGGGGATGCTGATCTATTATTCCGCGCTGCAGGGCATTCCGAGCG
This region of Paenibacillus sp. JDR-2 genomic DNA includes:
- a CDS encoding alpha-amylase family glycosyl hydrolase, which codes for MAYRGWCARAAVAAALAASLAGCSVNNAGVGKVEDEPVASAAPTVAAAVKEAAAEPVDEQPGTVYYEIFVRSFYDSNGDGIGDLNGVTAKLDYLQQLGVGGIWLMPINPSPSYHGYDVTDYRAVNPDYGTLEDLKKLTVEAHKRGIKVIQDLVVNHTSTEHPWFKEALADPDSPYRSWYHFAGADEDAKADGAVGSNPWHLAADGKSKYLGVFWEGMPDLDFDNADVRQELASIGQYWLEQGLDGFRLDAAKHIYGDYASTINSAGIQAANQKWWQEFRSGLSDVKPDAYLVGEVWDSPVVIAPYLDKGLDSAFDFDLAGKLISAADRERDSDLAFTLGKAYGLYEKSSGGTYVDAPFLSNHDQTRVMTALNGNLAHAKMAAAMLLTLPGNPFIYYGEEIGMAGAKPDEYLREPMVWYASPEGGEGQTNWEQSKYNVAGSAVSVESEQRDAQSLLAWYRMLLKWRSEEPALRDGGIAAYSLKNAVPQVSAYVRATADERVLVLHNLSGQPQKAELAGEFGSFAELSRKSDNAAELSGGGVTLPPYSSVILK
- a CDS encoding response regulator, whose product is MKVLIVEDEPLLREGLIRKIDWETLGLTLAGEAGDGFEAMSRLVSCQPDIVLTDVRMPGMDGLQFINQARTISPNTKFVIISGFNEFEYVREALLNHVKDYLLKPIDKEKLRVLLAGLVEELRAERQQEADLSKLNALDEMIRQSHLQPLDFQLTHLITEQDAHLDGLPAGLVQSCSFVGITARIVFRNEISRFKENEEPLARFAVQNSIENALAALPVEVLAFKHAYHSEEIVVFLASPTGVLDMESIIETLTQTVGWIRQHFGLVVSVGVGGVKEQLTQLRLSCMEARKVLQNRLLFGGGSVYTDTVNQSHAAAVFPLLHQAERGLTALLEDGQHREFLAFASELFHTLAESPGARYEHVEYLYTEIIHVLRKHAAKTAFELPNWNLGTPIASLESFTDWRQIISVIEQQLKRLSSVLDGGAERSCDDIIDSVQQYVRQHYNEELSLQWVSDKYFIHPNYFSKRFKQIVGISYNDYVTRVRIERSKELLKTTTLKIARISQLVGYEDQGYFCSVFKKVTGVSPSAYRI
- a CDS encoding cache domain-containing sensor histidine kinase, which gives rise to MWSRFLNLNMQFRNKMILSFFIVISLTAIIMGYSYYRMMSRELEASTLQGLERMTTQSVDTLDLHFKTVSNIGYSYFSDTSLQKFLDGPPNTDNEQYYRNRIISNKLQNPLVSFISITRLDGQQISSYYYYNRSVKSLLDEEQASLFDKSRQMDGTPFWTVSHTTISTTVTPVKSISYIQLLKRITMNEQHPIGYIKIDIDPGVLDKIFPETQKSDAGKYYIADRSGHIIFARNKEDIGKSIAGSPLFAAYKKAPRSSDYVNFRYENQNKTYIGFYERLDAGDWIVIGNIPLDQVLSKVNSFRHTLIVIAMISFLAAMLIASLIAAGVTRPLKELNKKMKQVEMGDFGATIEVKGKDELSTIQHSFNKMTAEISTLISKVYETELLKKEAEIKALQTQINPHFLYNTLSTIDSISSIDGDERVSFICVALGSMLRYNLNGGSLATVQEEITHLNQYLSIYQIRFANVFAYEIEVEPGIEDLILPKFLIQPLVENAIIHGLEQKVGSKKVRVTLGSVDESFLKIIVEDNGVGMDPAMIELFHRKLSNPNAIVSRQTSSRTMIGLANVFKRIQLYYESDPRVEIYSQPGAGTKIYFELPKRTA
- a CDS encoding extracellular solute-binding protein — its product is MKNKQRFRTWSSLAIALVLMLVVSACSGGNNGNTTNVSNATNNSSGTNAATDNGSDNAEAPADNTASTGGTVEITVWDQPNPDDTMKSIKEEVYADFETAHPNIKVKHELMPQGTNDREVFVTAMAGGNGPDAYHSAHFPIIADWVGQGLALDLTPYWDSYADKDKFIPSSMEAGTIDGKVYGIPHDMYVTGLFWNKKMFEEAGLDRDTPPANWDQLVEFGKKLTDPAKKQYGITLLGMEWADWWFEYYVWQAGGDLTHVNPDGTVQLAFTEEPSVTALQFYKDLKWTHKIVQNNVLQSYQDNMNDIFQGRAAMSNAASGGFGDYVAQGMDLNDVGFAPYPVGPGGKGPGQIGGAYWIINPKTTKEKQDAAWQYIMYLNSKEVAEKYLQFQQDNGIFPNLLSVRSDVDPSQFAKDISPELVAAVNKAASDTHLEYFLKERLTPYVVKAVQKALTDEKSDPKQLLQEAQDAAQKEVVDAYNAAVKK
- a CDS encoding carbohydrate ABC transporter permease, with protein sequence MKAAIEGRKPQVQARVRPRIKISWTAIAFVSPAIVCFLLFKYYPLLQAVYMSFFDYKVINPPGNFVWLDNYKYLIHSTEFWNAFRNTFAFFFIYFILTFWVPIVQAVLLNEIKFASKTLRSLYLLPTAVPAVAGYLLWKWLYNPDYGLLNYLLHFIGLGPYGWLNDPSMAKWSIVLPGVFATGMGMLIYYSALQGIPSENIEAAKIDGAGPWRRMRSIVFPSLKFVIGIQFISFISGVFLTFDPMYIMTGGGPASSTKTLSMLVFNSSFKEFRFGVAGSISFVMFVIIAVITYLQIKLSNRD